The following DNA comes from Synechococcales cyanobacterium T60_A2020_003.
CTCAGCAGGCGTAAATTCGCGAATACGGAGGGTGATGCGATCGCCCCCGATTTGATCTTTCAGTTCCGACGGAGTCCCGCAGGCGATCACCGTGCCTTGATCGATAATGGCGACCCGATCCGCCAGAGCATCCACTTCTTCTAGATAATGGCTGGTCATCATAACGGTCGTTCCGTTTTCCCGCAGACGCCGCAGGAAGTCCCACACTGCCACGCGACTTTCGATGTCTAACCCGACCGTCGGTTCATCCAGCACCAGCACATCCGGGCGATGGAGCAAGCCCGATGCCAAATCCAAGCGCTTCCGAATGCCGCCGGAATAGGTGCCGCTGCGGCGATCGGCCCAGTCCCCTAGACCGAGCAGATTAATCACCTCATGGATGCGATCGCCAATCACAGTACGTGGCAGGTGATAAAGCGCCGCCTGAAGCTGGAGCAACTCGCGCCCAGTCAATACCTTATCCAGAGCAACTTCTTGAGCCACATAGCCCAAACGCTGTCGCGCCACACGGGGATTCTCCAGTACCGACACACCCGATACTTCAATCCGGCCAGCGTCCGGCGTGGCGAGGGTACACAAGCAGCGCAGTGTCGTCGTTTTGCCTGCACCATTCGGCCCCAATAGCCCAAAAATCTCTCCCGGTTCCACCTCAAAGGACACATCCTTTACTGCGTCAACCGTACCGTAGCGCTTTTGCAGCTTTTCAATGAGAACAGCAGGAGTCATAGGATCTTCGAGGATTGCCCTCACCTTCGCAACAAAACTCAATCATATTCTACCGCACGGTCTTTTCTGACAATGGGGTATCGCCTGGGGATCAAACAGCGAACGCGGTCTCGTTTAGGAGATCCGCGCCACCGTCTAATCACTTTACCGACTCTGACGCTTAGGGTAGCCTTACCTGAAGCATGGGCACTTCGCTCAGCACCGTTGTCACTTGGTCAGCTAAACCTGCCATTAGGGATTGGGTAATCGGCAAGCTGTCGATCGCCATTCCGGTACACAGCAGCATCATGTACAGAATGGAATATT
Coding sequences within:
- a CDS encoding ATP-binding cassette domain-containing protein: MTPAVLIEKLQKRYGTVDAVKDVSFEVEPGEIFGLLGPNGAGKTTTLRCLCTLATPDAGRIEVSGVSVLENPRVARQRLGYVAQEVALDKVLTGRELLQLQAALYHLPRTVIGDRIHEVINLLGLGDWADRRSGTYSGGIRKRLDLASGLLHRPDVLVLDEPTVGLDIESRVAVWDFLRRLRENGTTVMMTSHYLEEVDALADRVAIIDQGTVIACGTPSELKDQIGGDRITLRIREFTPAEEAETAKSKLEALPCVQEVIINTAQGNSLNLVVRSQSNALSQVQEALQAAQIPMFGISQSRPSLDDVYLAATGQTLLDAEIAAASRRDPKAEKKQNMR